Proteins encoded together in one Astatotilapia calliptera chromosome 7, fAstCal1.2, whole genome shotgun sequence window:
- the LOC113026559 gene encoding FYVE, RhoGEF and PH domain-containing protein 6-like has protein sequence MMNSGMHKPPVAPKPKLPYYESPRQSPLIPRKGGLSQPSPGTQMKVKPALAPKPCPSKFNTPVEERQPVWTSPRQTSASDTPQTVGRLASQNGLPHESKRPDWDYVVPICLCSSDNCTCDHSQGTRNHSREKINNEYFRTTNASPTHTHYQSVQDEHAIYQNVTVNTNISRPKVAFRPTSPHRTRGDEANDGILDGVPGQVPEEDALSVPRPKLIPAPPRKPSPIPVPQKPRQAVQDHKEKGEKGKEESVSQDGREINTKNVAVSPDRKGTSSLSVSAPESEKKLPAFPSVKTCPPPAAPPKKKPFLSELEKVLSSAPQAIPKDVKGEHLDWGRGTYEMDFSAKKNNKKIQRKAKGDEEEACGILHSQQALSQPVATVEKTGMGKVPPKKPQRKKLLNQNKGSSEERAAREFEGHGKKKEPPLPSTDKSSGNHPAAEVNRHSRSSVSKAKSFSGADIIRSKKVQKTISFRKQPLKLSKSRLPRQTEKEDQFPDYTPDDNELSVDNDEDLWQNYPERKFSAPFTEFEQNVDGENEGEVVPFEDSPVYEEISDFANVENSGPYPQDPYSQPKPWQSSVYTDPQGLYLHPDSSESSVYDNEGIYEEQDPYMSLEKDHQQTPALCDRSSFEKDIVLEVPFDDDFIQTTSEDEGENDSSSDSSKGDPEQPEEKTTASEKKKNKIFNIAQEIMTSESVFVDVLKLLHVDFRDAVSKASRQSGKPVIEDRLLNQILYSLPQLYELNQNLLSELRQRIAKWNENPQVADIFLKQGPYLKMYSTYIREFDRNVVLLDEQTKKNPAFGAVVREFEASPRCASLALKHYLLKPVQRIPQYQLLLTDYLKNLPEDADDYKDTEAALAIVKEVASHANDFMKQGDIFQSLIRVQCRLIGNHEIVQPGRIYLKEGILMKLSRKVMQPRMFFLFNDMLLYTKPVQSGQYMFKNTLPLRGMKVSKPSQEAYQNELNIVSVERSFILSASSAEEQDEWLETISTAISEHIKKTSSFTPGKPRDVLDGTDVGDGAPLGSKAPIWIPDKRASMCMVCTSKFTQTWRRHHCRACGKVVCQSCSSNEFPLEYKKNKFTRVCDQCFQVLLEQKGEQTHQLGKRTAFTFHKKQKLIPATLKEVTASTDDSSMSGYLQVSKVAKKHGKRLWFVIKDKVLYKYAASEDVAALESLPLLGFVVKADSSQTSQFKLYHKNKVYYIFKADSPETAQKWITSFKEAAVL, from the exons GCAAAAGGCCTGACTGGGATTACGTTGTTCCTATTTGTCTGTGCAGCAGTGACAACTGCACGTGCGACCATTCTCAAGGCACCCGCAATCAtagcagagagaaaataaacaatgaaTACTTCAGAACAACGAACGCCTCTCCCACCCATACTCACTATCAGTCTGTTCAAGACGAACATGCTATTTACCAAAATGTCACTGTAAATACTAATATTTCCCGTCCTAAGGTGGCTTTTCGGCCGACTTCTCCTCACAGAACGCGGGGTGATGAGGCAAATGATGGAATTCTTGACGGTGTACCTGGACAAGTACCAGAGGAAGATGCTCTCAGTGTGCCACGACCCAAACTAATCCCAGCTCCCCCTAGGAAGCCCAGTCCTATCCCTGTACCACAGAAACCCAGGCAAGCTGTTCAGGACCATAAGGAAAAGGGGGAGAAGGGGAAGGAAGAGTCTGTAAGCCAAGATGGCAGAGaaataaacaccaaaaatgTGGCGGTGTCACCAGACAGGAAGGGCACATCATCACTGTCTGTCAGTGCACCTGAAAGTGAAAAGAAACTGCCAGCTTTTCCGTCAGTGAAAACTTGTCCCCCTCCAGCTGCTCCACCCAAGAAAAAACCTTTTCTGTCTGAGCTTGAAAAAGTACTGAGCTCGGCTCCTCAGGCAATTCCAAAGGACGTGAAAGGGGAACATCTCGATTGGGGCCGTGGCACTTATGAGATGGATTTCTCCgctaaaaagaataataaaaagatTCAGAGGAAAGCAAAGGGTGATGAGGAGGAAGCTTGTGGCATTTTGCATAGTCAGCAGGCCCTCAGCCAGCCTGTTGCCACAGTGGAGAAAACTGGGATGGGTAAAGTACCTCCAAAGAAGCCCCAGAGAAAGAAGCTGCTGAATCAGAATAAGGGATCATCTGAGGAGAGAGCAGCAAGGGAGTTTGAAGGACACGGGAAAAAGAAGGAGCCGCCTCTGCCTTCCACTGACAAATCAAGCGGTAACCATCCAGCAGCTGAAGTTAATAGGCATTCTCGCTCCAGTGTGAGCAAAGCCAAGTCCTTCTCCGGCGCTGACATCATTCGCTCTAAAAAAGTACAGAAGACAATTTCTTTCCGGAAACAACCCTTGAAATTATCAAAGAGTAGGTTACCCAGGCAGACGGAAAAAGAAGACCAGTTCCCAGACTACACTCCCGATGATAATGAACTAAGTGTTGACAACGACGAAGACCTATGGCAGAACTATCCCGAACGTAAATTCTCCGCTCCATTTACTGAGTTTGAGCAAAATGTGGACGGAGAAAATGAAGGAGAAGTTGTCCCATTTGAGGACAGCCCTGTGTATGAGGAGATATCAGACTTCGCCAATGTGGAAAATTCAGGGCCATATCCTCAGGACCCCTACTCACAGCCTAAACCATGGCAGAGCTCAGTTTACACTGACCCACAGGGCTTATACTTACACCCTGACTCCTCGGAGAGCTCGGTGTATGATAATGAGGGCATTTATGAGGAGCAGGATCCATATATGTCCCTGGAGAAAGACCACCAACAGACACCAGCACTCTGTGACAG aagctCCTTTGAAAAAGACATTGTTCTTGAGGTGCCGTTTGATGATGACTTTATCCAGACCACCTCAGAAGACGAAGGCGAGAATGACAGCAGCTCTGACTCAAGTAAAGGTGACCCTGAGCAGCCAGAGGAGAAAACG ACGGCgagtgaaaagaagaaaaacaagatatTCAACATTGCACAAGAAATTATGACCtctgagagtgt gtTTGTTGACGTCCTGAAGCTGCTTCATGTT GACTTCCGTGATGCAGTGTCTAAAGCCTCTCGCCAGAGTGGGAAGCCTGTGATTGAGGACCGTCTTCTAAACCAGATACTGTACTCCCTCCCACAGCTCTACGAACTCAACCAAAACCTCCTCTCCGAACTGAGACAAAGAATAGCTAAATG GAACGAGAATCCCCAGGTAGCAGACATTTTCCTGAAACAGGGGCCCTATCTGAAGATGTACTCGACATACATTCGTGAGTTTGACAGGAATGTGGTTCTCCTGGATGAGCAGACTAAGAAGAATCCAGCATTTGGCGCAGTAGTACGGGAATTTGAG gCTAGTCCACGCTGCGCCAGCTTGGCTCTGAAGCATTACCTGTTAAAACCTGTACAGAGGATTCCTCAGTACCAGCTGCTACTCACAG attATCTAAAAAACCTGCCTGAAGATGCAGACGACTACAAAGACACAGAAG CTGCCCTTGCTATAGTGAAAGAGGTGGCCAGTCAtgcaaatgacttcatgaaacAAGGG GATATCTTCCAGAGTTTGATCCGTGTCCAGTGCCGTCTGATTGGCAACCATGAGATTGTCCAGCCTGGCCGG ataTACCTTAAAGAGGGGATCTTGATGAAGCTGTCGAGGAAAGTTATGCAGCCCAGAATGTTCTTCCTG TTTAACGACATGTTGCTGTACACCAAACCCGTTCAGTCAGGCCAGTACATGTTCAAAAACACGCTGCCCCTCAGAGGAATGAAG GTTAGCAAACCGAGTCAAGAGGCCTATCAGAACGAGCTGAACATCGTGAGCGTGGAGCGCTCTTTCATTCTCTCCGCGAG CTCGGCCGAGGAACAGGACGAATGGCTTGAAACGATTTCCACAGCGATCAGTGAACACATCAAGAAGACGAGCAGCTTTACCCCTGGCAAGCCTCGAGATGTG CTGGATGGCACTGATGTTGGCGATGGTGCTCCTTTGGGATCCAAAGCCCCCATATGGATCCCTGACAAGCGGGCCTCCATGTGTATGGTCTGCACCTCCAAGTTCACCCAAACGTGGAGGAGACATCACTGCCGTGCGTGCGGAAAG GTTGTGTGCCAATCTTGCTCCTCCAATGAATTCCCTCTCGAATATAAAAAGAACAAGTTTACTCGAGTGTGTGACCAGTGTTTCCAAGTTCTTTTGGAGCAGAAAGGCGAACAGACCCATCAACTTGGAAAAAGAACTGCGTTTACTTTCCACAAAAAGCAGAAGTTGATACCCGCAACCCTCAAAGAG GTGACGGCCAGCACAGACGACTCCTCTATGAGTGGGTACCTGCAGGTGTCCAAGGTGGCTAAAAAGCACGGGAAGAGGTTATGGTTCGTCATTAAAGACAAGGTCCTGTACAAATACGCAGCAAGTGAG GACGTGGCAGCTTTGGAGAGTCTGCCCCTGCTGGGATTTGTTGTAAAAGCTGATTCCTCACAGACGTCGCAGTTCAAACTCtaccacaaaaacaaagtttacTACATTTTTAAAGCTGACAGCCCAGAGACTGCCCAAAA atgGATCACGTCTTTTAAAGAGGCTGCTGTGCTTTAA